A segment of the Coffea arabica cultivar ET-39 chromosome 8c, Coffea Arabica ET-39 HiFi, whole genome shotgun sequence genome:
CAATCTATACAGACAACTACCAGTCTTCATTTTACCTGTCTTCCAACTTTCATTGCTCAAGCAAATAATGCACTAAAAAACCTGCATAGGAAATGTCAAATCATCACCAATGACATCAAAAACATTGTTGAGCAGTGTTATTATATATGTctgaataatttttatgagaCTAATCTATAATGAAAGTTGTTCGCTAGCACCATAACTAACATACTAAATTAAGTAAATAGTAGCCTTGTGAAGTACATTTTATCTGTCTTAGTAGCTAGCATgagattttttatattttctgttCCATGGAGATTAAAGCTGGACTTGTTGATTGATTGAACTTGTTGTTCATGTTTTATGCACTTGTTAacttgttttcttttatttaggtTGACCTTCTTGAACCAGTGTCGCATTTTCTGGAGGCTGCTCGAGGAAATTTAGCCCCAGAGAATTTACTGGTCTCAGACTCGTACAAGGCTGCCAATTTCTATTGCCTTCCACTTCAGGTAATACATGTCTGTTGTTTCACTGAACTGATTCTATGCGTATGTGTTCTATTGATGTAATCACAAGATCATTAGGTTCTAATGTAAAATTACAACTTACCAGTGTTATTAGACATTATTAATGGAAACCCTTGGTCAGCAAATTCATCATTGCAACTAGCACTTGATATAGCAGATACTTTGTTCTTGCTTTTTAAGTTTCAATCATTGGTGCTTTTTATGTTCTAATGTAAATTTACAACTTGCCAGTGTTATTAGACATTATTAATGTAAACCCGTCAGCAAATTCATCATTGCAACTCACACTTGATATAGCGGTTACTTTGTTCTTGCTTTTTAAGTTTTGATCGCTGGTGTTTTTCAGAATTGTACATCACTaacccaaagaaaatgaaaaaatgctTCATATCagattttttacttttcttgccAAATAAAGCCTTACCAAAACCAAAATTTAGATGGTTTTTTTGTATAATTGCATGAGAAAGCGTAGATAAGAAGTATGGTTTTGGGATTGTTAAATTatgcattttcaaaatttatgatGTGTTTTATGATGTGGACTGTCATGACTTAAAGTTGTCTTTTAAGCATTTGTTGCTGTGTAATTACAGCATTAAATGAATTGGAGTTTTATTTTTCACAAAAGGGCTGACTCTGAAGTCTTCCAATGACTAATACTGCACCTAGTGGGCACTCTCTCATCTTGGTTAAGTGGGATTTGTTATAAAAACAAGTCAAAAGTCCAGCTAGACTGCATATGTGAAGGAGGAAAAAGTTGTATGGATGTGATTGCAAGTTGAAAGCTTGACCTCCATTCAAAGGCTTTATATCTCATAGAAATGTTCTAATTAGAGGTGATTTGGAAAGGTTCTGTATCTCAAAGAAATGTTCCAAACATTTAGAGGTAATTTAACCAAAGTCCATATTGCTTGCAGGCGCTATTATCGGGTACAGAAGATAACTTTTGGACTGTGCGACTAACATTTTCAAACTCAACTTTGACAAAATTTGTCGAAACTATCTGTGACATATAACCGAAAGTTATTTTAGCAATCCTGTTATGATAGCAAAACTCCATCAACAAATATTGTATATTCCTGCTGCTGCCAGATCATTAGAATCGTCACTACCAGAACATCTCCCTGAAGATGGTGGCATTTACCCTTTGCAATCCCAGATTTCTATTGTGTTTAACTGACAGTGTAACTATGCAAGTATTTTGACATACGGCACAGTATACACTACAGATATTCTTAGAAATATTgggcaaattatccaattgACCCTTAAACTCTTTGTCTAAGTAAAAATAAgcccctcatctattttttgctgACTTTAAGCCCTCGAACTTGTAAAATTGGGCACCCGTGATCCTTTTACCCAGTTTCTCCGGTTTTTTAACTGGAAGGCCAATTCACACGAATGCCAGTGTGCTTCTTTAAAGGGCATATTTGTCCGCATCTTCTAAGCAAAAAGGGaacaactcctccttcttcccTTCATCTAACCTAACCTAACCGCTAACTTATTCAACAAACGAATTgcagagggaagagagagaagtctgcaaagaaacagaaaaagggaagaaggtAAAATCTTTGTGAAGGGAAGGAAAAAATGTGCATTTTTCCACATACACAAGTTCTATGGTTTTGACAGCAGCAtttgggaaagtaagcaaagtTCACCAAATGACATTTCTTGCGGCTTCTAAAGGAATCACTGCCTATTTCAAGTGCTTTTGAGATTTCAGGTCTGTTTCCTTCATACCGGATACTTCATCCGTTAAGTAGAGTTAAGCCTAAGTTGATGAAGGTGCACCAAAGAATTGATAAAATTTTTGATATAATAATTGCTGAGCATGTTGAGAAcctaaaaagaacaaaaaggggCATGGGCGAGTCTGGAAATGAAGATCTAGTTGATGTTCTATTAAGAGTTAAAGAAAGTGGAGACCTTACCTTTCCAGTTACCAACAATAATATCAAAGCTGTTCTGATGGTAAGTGAATGCTATTGTAATGAGCTTTTGCTTCACGccttactttttcttttcaatttctgATTCTTTGGTCAAGGCAGATGTCAATAGTCAAAGTTTAACTCCTATACTGTGATAAAGAATTGATCAATTGATGGCATTCCCTAAAAAGAAGGTTTTGATATTGGTGCAAGATATATTCACAGGTGGGACTGAAACTTCATCCACAACGGTGGAATGGGCGATGTCTGAGGTGATTAGGAATCCAAATGTGAAGGCCAAGGCACAGAATGAAATTAGGAAAGCTTTCATGGGAATGAAAACAATTGAAGAAACTGATGTTGAGAAATTGCCATACCTAAAATTAGTTATAAAAGAAACTCTTAGGTTACATCCGCCTATTCCTTTATTTGTTCCCAGAGAATGCAGGGAGGAatgtgaaattgatggatatgtCATCCCAATTAAAACACGAGTTATGGTCAATGCTTGGGCAATTGGAAGGGACCCCAAGTATTGGGATGATGCGGAGAGTTTTAAACCTGAGAGATTCGAGAACCATCCTGTTGATTTCACTGGAAACAACTTTGAGTATCTCCCATTTGGAGCAGGAAGGAGGATTTGTCTTGGAATTTCTTTTGGTTTAGCGAATGTTGAGCTCCCTTTAGCTCTTCTGCTCTAACGCTTTGACTGGAAACTCCCCATTGGCCTCAACTACAACGACTTAGACATGACAGAGACTATTGCAGTAACCGCATCAAGGGAAATCAACCTTCTCTTGTTAGCCACCATGTGTGATCCTGGTCTCGTCCTCCAACCTCCAAAGGAATATTAATGCTTTTTGGTTGCACCAACATTCATACCATTTTATGCATTTTACCGGGATAATCTGCATTTTGATGTATGATAGATATTTGCAGATATTCTGCTCTGTTCCTTaccttcttcccttttttttgttcttggcagacttctctctcttccctctgcAATTCGTTTGTTGAATAAGTTAGCAGTTGGGTTAGGTTAGATGGAgggaagaaggaggagttgttctctttTTGCTTAGAAGAtgcggacaaaaatgccctttgaaGAAGCACACTGGTATTCGTGTGAATTGGCTTTCCGGTTGCAAAACCGGAGAAACTGGCTAAAAGGGTCACGGGTGCCCAATTTTACAAGTTCGAGGGCTTAAAGTCGgcaaaaaatagatgaggggcTTATTTTTACCTAGACAAAGAGTTCAAGGgccaattggataatttgccctAAAACCAAACAGTAAAGCATGTGGTAGTTAAGTGCTTTCAAATCTCAAAGTCGAGGAGGAAGGTGGTTGAGCTctacaaagaaaaaagaaaagaaaaagaaacaacttAAAGAGGAAAATATGCATGGGCAGATTCTTGACAGAAGCTTAATTTGCCTTTGATAGTTTTAAGGTTATGTTTCATGCCTATGGAACTAGGATGTAGTGGTATTATGctatcattttcagttttcatgaACTAAATAATCTACCTAAACACATAAATTAAAGTACTTTTGAATCCAGATTGATTGCAACCAGTTGAGGCgttagagaaaaaaagaaagtagaagACAAGGAGTGAGTTTGGTTGGTCAACTGCCCCGCAATTGTGCTTGTGTATCCAGACTTGAAGTTTTCTTTTACCCTTCCCCTGCTTTCTGTTCTTattgagtaaaaaaaaattaaaaaaaaatgcctGAGAAATCTTATCATGTTTGATTTCCAATATTTTTTCTGATATTCTCCCAACATCTGTTGACGTTTCTTttcaaaatcttccataaaattcCTGTCTAACAAAGACCAGTGGAATTTCAGTTCTACAAAATTTATCTTTTGTTAATCAGGCTGCAAATGAGTCAAGCTGGCTCATGAGCGCTCACAATCCGGCATGGTcaaagctcgaactcgagtatAGCTCGAGCTGGCTTGGCAAGCTagtcgagtcgagccgagtATCTGTATATTCGGCTCGTTATTTCATCGATCCAGCTATAATTCATATATTCTTAATAGTGAAATTACATGTACGACCCCTATATTTTATTATGTATTAGCATGAAATGTCAATTTTAtccattttaaaaaatataaagattatttttaaattttatttgagcCTGACTTGGAGTTCAAGCTTGAGATCAAGTTTTGGAATGAAAGCtcatcgaactcgagctcaaattcgagcctaGTCAAAATTGAGTCGAGCTCGGCTTGTTTAAGGAAAAGCTCAACTTGACTCGGCTTGTTTGCCGCTCTCTTTTCTTCAGTTTCTATTCCTGTTGTTTAAAAGAATCTTCACCCATGGATTCTTTGGAGAGTGGGGGGGGGGGCGGTCCAGAATAAATTTCATGCCAgaattttatattcttttttcttcatttgtttTCTTGCTATCAACTGCTGATCTCATTCTGCATTTAAAGAAAAGTCTTGCTTAAGTTCTGCAATTCATCGTTGTATGGTGAAGTTTAACTTCAAAGCGCTGATTTAGACTTTTCTGTTAAGCTTTTTGACAACACGTGTTGATGTATTTCTCATTTTCATATTTCCTTTAGGACTTCACTcctgatgcacaaagatatgaTTGCATATGGATTCAGTGGTGTATTGGGCATCTTGCAGATGATGACTTTGTATCATTCTTTAAGCGGGCAAAGGTAAAGAAATCCTTCTAGGGTGGTTCATGATTCAATCCAACATTGCTATATGGTATCCACTTAATATCAGAAACCATATGCTTATCATGCAGTAACAGCTGGTGGGTTTTCATTGAGGAAAGTTTTGATTTACATCTTTGAATCCTCTAACTAGGCATTCTTTTATTCAGTAAAATataagattttctttttttgtgatTGTGCATGTTGATTGCTAAAAATCTGTCCCTCTTCCCTTTATCCCCGTTTCTTTTTGACAGTTCCTTAACTAAGAACAATAGAGATGGTTGAACTTTCCAAATGTATTTATCTGGCAGTCATTTATTCACTCGACCTTTTGGCTTTTCAGCATAATAgagagtttatttttttttgggtgggtgGGGGAAGAGTTTATGAACCTTTGATCAACTACACACTGCTAGTGCAGCCTAATGAGATCTCCAATTTGGTTTTCTGCAACTCTTTATTTAGTAAAAGTCTGAATGTTATAAAACTGTTTGAGAACTTTGTCTTGGTCCGGTAGAGTGCAGAACTAGAATCTGGACCATTGCAGCCAGAATATTTATTAGATGTTAAGAGTAATATAGCTTGTAATGAACAAAACTTTCCCGCTTTATTTCCAAGTTAGTTATAAATAAAAACAGGGGAACAAAGTTGACGTGGAGCTACGAAAGGTAAAAAACAAGATTTTCTGTCAGATAAAGTGCCAGATATATGCCATTTTTTGATGACTCTAAAGTGTCTACTATATCTGGATGCTGCAGGGTATTGGGTTAGATTTTCTCCTTAGGAATAAATGTGTAGCCAGAAGTACCATAATATATGCTGATGCTATTGTTGTTGTTTCCCTCATTGCTGTCTGTCTTGCAGGGGGGCCTCAAACCTGGTGGTTTCTTTGTTTTGAAGGAGAATATCGCTAGAGCTGgtattacttttattatttcAGTTAATTGTGATTTAATACATAGAGGACAGCTGGACCTTGCTAATTGTATTATATCATGGTTACAGCTCTCATGTATTAacttttttctttgatttcttcCAATTTCTCAATTTCTCCATTACTTCTGTTGTAACTCATGTGCATCTATCATGCCTGACCAAATTGACAAGAAGAGAGAAACTAGATAAGCAGACAATTTTCAAATGGCACAATAGGTTTCCATTTCAGGTTCATCACAAGGTGGTTGAACCTTAGATGTCCTAGTTCTGTAGGCTTTGAAGGAAAGAAAGATGAAGTAGAATAAATAAGTTAAGTCCCTGATTTAGTTGAATTATCATATCTCTGccaaataaaaataacataaaagaGCAAGTAAGCATTATATAATGCTTTTAAGTTGTGATCCTGTTCTAAGATCTCATTATTGCATCATTGGATTTACCCTGTAGAGAAGAAATAGTACTTGAATTCGGGCATTAAATTACCCCACCTAGTTGGTATTTGTAATCAGTGTTGGTAGCAATGCCAGCAGTAAAAGCTCAGTGAATGAAATCAAAAGAGAGAAGGCTTCTTGGGTTATGAAATGATGATCATGCTATTTTCATGTTTTCTTCTCTATAACTAAACCCATTTTCCTATTTTTTGGAGGCTCTTGTTGTGGGGGGTTAATAGTTAATGGACCACTTCCGGAAAGTTTTTGAACTCCCCACTTGCAATAGAACTGAAATTATCTCCTATATGCACATAGTAGTAACCGCTAGAAATAAAAAAGCAACAATTAGATGCCCAGAGTGACATTTGATATTTAAGTTTGATTTAGTACTTGGGAATTAATAATTTTGTGCCTTCATTTATACCATCACCttaaaatttttgtcaaattgtAACTTGTTAATTTTTGGAAGGATTTGTGCTGGATGAAGAAGATAAGAGTGTTACACGATCTGATTCATACTTCAAGGAGCTGTTCAATCAATGTGGATTGCATATTTGGAAAATGAAGGTATTATCTGAATTGTGAACTTTAATGTGTGGTATGTTCTTTTCTGTGCAATATCCACACAAATCGTCAGAAATATACAGTTGACTGAGGTTTCTAATTTGTCTAACTAATATTCTGGATCAGAAGGTCATTTCCTGCATTAATTTATTAAGTTTTAAGAAGTTGCTGGACCACAATGCAATCCCTTTCTTGCACGTCAACCTATGGTTGATGCTGTTTAATCAATGAGTTCAACTAGAATTGAAGAAAGAGTTTGTTTGTGCAGCTTAAATTACCTGCAAGAAAATTAGTTTGAAGGGAGCCCTCTAAATTGGAAGAGTGAAATTTTGTTGAATGCATTTCTTACACTGGTGCAGGATCAGAAAGGATTTCCTGATGAATTATTTGCTGTGAAGATGTATGCGTTAACAACTGAAATACCAAAGATAGTTAATCCATCCAAAACGAGGAGGCAGTCAAAAAACAGGCCTGGCGTGATCAAATGAGGAGCATCATGGACCATGGGTttcatttttgtctttttgagTTCTCAAGTTAGTTTCTCCAATgtattttagaaatcatttttCCTTCCTCCCACACCTTCCCAACTGAAATTGTTAGGCTTAAGATTAGAACCTTGGACCTAACAGCGGGGAGCTATGTTACCCAGGATCAGCTATGGGAGACACGGCTACTCTAGTACAAAATGAAAAGTCAGACACAGGTACAGCAGGACAAAATGAAGAGTTTGGTTAACATTGCTGGAGAGGACTCTTAAGAGCCCTCTCCTCTCTCGGCAACTCTAGTTGTTGTTTCTTAGAATTTTTGacgactttttattttttccccatTACATTCATgcaactctttttcctttttcgttgTCCTGTGCTTAGTATAAATCAGAGAACATTTTTTGTAGCTTTTGAGTGCTTGGTTTACAAAATTCTGATTACTATCTGTGCTATTCACGTGtatatcttccatttttgtaTACTGAATCATCTGTCTGAAACTTACTTTTGACTATGCTTTCATTATCCTCAGTTTTAAATCCTAATGTTGGGACTGCTCCTTctcctattctttttttttttttttaaatcctatTTGATTTGGTGAGTACATGTAAGATGTGCTAAGAAATTCTCTGAGTTGGTGAGTGCCAAGATGTGCCAGAAAGTTCGAGTTTGTGAGTGCAATGTAAGATATACTACTGCTAAAATGATATGGACATGAAGAAGAATTCAGAGTTCTATCAATTGCTTGCTTGTAAGTATCAAATCCCTTTAAGATCCAGAAAATAGAAATGAAGACTAAGATCCTAGTTGATAGTTAAACTTACTGGATtcagattttaatatatttagacgcatttgataataaaaattgaatatttgaattaatttttaagtgatattgaattttctaggtaaaatttgttttaaaaaataagtgaaaaattATTCACTTATCGGTTAATGTGATATACATTTAAATGTATCAAATTCAGTACTtattaattcaataatttactagatttatatttcaattttcgAACTTCAATTTATTGAACGCGCCATAAGATCCTAGAGGCGTTGATACTTGGCCTTTCTAATGACAATAGTGGCACTACTTATTAGGTTACATAAGGGACACTTTCGCCTAATTAAGTGAAAATGCTTACCATTGATGGAGGGACTAGTTTCTGCTTTAAAATAGGTTCAGTAAGACTATGAAAATCTTCGATGACCCATGTGGAAATCTATCTTCTAAAACTTTTATAGAAAAACATACTGtaccaatttgatatatgtaagataaaaaggtgatttaaaaatgcattcatgaaaaatgtaaatattttttggaaaaaaaatttgcaatgCAAACAAGGAAATCTGCTTTAAAATAGACTCGTTAAGACTGCTATAAAGAATATTTGATGGAGGGTCAGTGTTCTCCCAAATATTACAAAAGACGCTTTCCTCCGTTTAAGTAACAATGACTGTCACTGTTGGAGGAATTAATGTCTTTTCTAAAGTTTTGTAGGAATGTATAGAATTATGGAACTATAAAGAATAATATCCTCGACAGTACCCTAAAACTATAAGAATGATGGGACATGAGAACAATATTCTGATTACAATATATACCCTTGATATAGTATGGTGAAATAAAGAATGATAGGATCATAACATGATGTCTTTTTACATAAGGTTAGTCATCACAACCGCTTAATATATGCGATACTTTCACCATTAACAAGATTCAACACAAAATAATCTACTTGTAAGAGTCATCAATCTTTTGCCATTGACAAGATTTGACACAAGATAATCTATTAACTGGAGTCAGCAATACCATGCGTGTGATAGTACTTTGAAAAGTAACCTTCTCCAACTAATGTCAACAATGCTATGTGTATAACATCCAGTTATACGGGGCAAGGGACaccaaaatgaaaaaataatggTGGTTCTATTTGCTAATAAAAATTGACGTCCTTGAGAAGTTCGAAAAATATTTGATGTTTGCTAACAGGAGTTGATTCAATTAGCAAGGATAAATCACCTTTTTAATAAAAAGGTTGTTGCCACTGATGTGAAAATTATATTATGGGTAAGCACTCAATCAATAATCCCAACAATATGCCCCGTAATAGTAACTAGAGTAGAAACTAGGGTAAAAAATCGAAAAGCCTTCTGTGGTATATATAGTTATCCTATAGAAAACTCCCTTGTGATTTCGAATCATACGTGTCAGTACGTTATGATTTTAATTAATATGAAACATGAATGGAAATCATTAGAACAAACAATTTTGAGTGAAATGACAGAAATAGCCTAATAATATAAGTAAACAAGAGCTGAGGAGATTCATCAGTTTCATTCGAGCAAAAcaaacgagagagagagagagagagagagagagagagagagagagagagagagagagagagagagagagagagagagagatcagcCTTTATCTTGATCAAACAATAAGATCGTAGGGAAataataggaagtaaaaatttGCTATGAAAAACTCAAAGAAAAATGGGTGCATATGTCATCTCTCATCAATTTCGATTAGGATTTTGGGATATTCATTATGATTTACTGATTTGGGATTCAATGTTGAGTTAATTATTTAATGAATTTTTAATGTACTGAGTATCATCTATGCCTTGAATTgctattttgatttttgattgttAGATTTGTTAGGATTTTGTGTTTGGTTGATTGGTCCATGTCATATTTGTTTATGTTTGAATAATAATCAAGTAAGGAATATTTCTGTTTAAGTGGAACTCTCATGAAGTACTGAGTTTCACTATTAAGTTATTTAATGAGTAATTGGCACAAGTAATTTACTGTTAAATTTGTAGGCTTATCCATTTTCAGGAGATTAATATTGGTAGAGACGTTGTTTGTTGTACTTATGTTATGTTAGCTTTTTGTATCATTGTGAAAGATAAATTACTAAAAAAATGGTTACTTTATTGCTGCTCATGGAAAAGGAGGAGAAAGTcgagtgtcgcgccccattttttggaaaaaacaaAATCTAAGTGGTTTTGTACTGGAGTGATCGAATGGTGGAAAAAACGGAA
Coding sequences within it:
- the LOC113705584 gene encoding alpha N-terminal protein methyltransferase 1 gives rise to the protein MNFHPFRQLPSRPLNLQTPLSKFSYYYGCCRNLVGPRRLSKMNAGGLASNGRQFKNPDEMWREEVGDQSKKSEWYNKGVSYWQGVEATVDGVLGGYGHVNDADIKASEAFLNTLLAERFTDAGRGHHLVALDCGSGVGRVTKNLLIRYFNEVDLLEPVSHFLEAARGNLAPENLLVSDSYKAANFYCLPLQDFTPDAQRYDCIWIQWCIGHLADDDFVSFFKRAKGGLKPGGFFVLKENIARAGFVLDEEDKSVTRSDSYFKELFNQCGLHIWKMKDQKGFPDELFAVKMYALTTEIPKIVNPSKTRRQSKNRPGVIK